tagtatcCCTTGAGGCTATTTTTTGTCAGCTGAGATCTCAGATGGCCAAAATGGCGTCTACCTTTGTCcgcatctacggagtaccggaATACGATAATAAAACCCACgggcaaagaagagaaggcgaagaagaagctctcCTGCCAAAAACGTTGGGCGTCTGACGCGAGGGATCGGCTGTGTTCCgtagagtacggagtacaatagAGGAGGAAGGGCACGGTATGCAAACACATGTATTGTGTAATAGTTTTtgctggtactccgtagtctgGTTAGTCATGGCGCAGCAGAGACAAGTTAATTTGGTGGCTCCTTACCTGGCCCTGGTCATGTTCTGCAGAGACTCTGGAGCCTTGCCCCttgcttccttttttttggccatggccgtgcaGCTGTGGTCCAATGGAGATCAATCAATAGTTTAGTCGAGCCAAGAGCTCTGATAGATTCCGAGCTCTGCAAAAGGGCAGCCAAGCAGAAAGGACCGACAGGTGCCGGAGGAAAAGAGCCGACGTTAAAGCCAACCTTGACATCGTcacggcggcaatggcatgGGCTGTGGCAAAGTGTGGCCACAGGTGCTAGCGTCGCAGCCAGGAGGTCCTGAGCGCTAAAACATCTTGTCCAGCCGAAACAGGCCTGATTAATcgtgtatgtatgtatgtacatccCTTTGACTGCGGTTAAGGTCCAAGTAAAGTATCGGACCCACCTTTCTGTAGTACCTcacaggtacggagtactccttTAGTGCGAATAGTTACGCTGATATTAAAGTATCTTTTTATACATAAAGACTATACCagtacttttattattatattatttcttagcGGAGCTCTATaccttttaatataattcttCTTATTGGGTAGAACCCCTGCAGGCTACAAAAGTTGGACCTTACCTCAGTCAAAGGGATGAACATGTATGCACAACGGAGTAAGTGCTCTGTAGATCCCTGAAGGACGTGCCTGGAAAATACACGACTCGGTGACGAGCCAGGGGCAATCGTAGATGAAGCGGCGAAGCGAGGTGGTCGAGGCCCAGAAGAAGGCATAGTACTATGTagtattgtactccgtactccgtacttgtgAGAAGTTACAGGTCAGGTAATTCGAATCTATTGTGCTGTTTGGTGTCAAGTTGTCGTTGTCAGCTGCAGGTGATACGAGACGCCACCGATACACAGATTATGCAGCCGACAGGGGCAGGAAGGAGCGAGCACTTGCGCGGTTcctgacatcaattgatgaaTTGATCCAGATCTAATGAGCGGGCTGTGCTCAGCTCAGCAATCTCAACATGGCTGTGATGCAGAATGAGACATTCGCTTGCATACATACCAGGGGCGAAAAGACAACACAAATGATAAAAATACATGCGCAATCATGAACAGTCCTCGCCCTCGTTGTGCCAATGCCTTGAATTTTGCAATCATACCCAACATGAACTTACAACATGCGTCCAGTACAGAAAGACCGCGCTCGCCCGTTGTAGAACTGGACAATCAGCTTCCGCTGCGGAGCAAACGTACGCACGCCATCGCCCGATCGCGAGTCCAAAAAGGCTCAAGTGCTAGTACTCCAGAGTCCACTTCGCGACCAGGGTGCATGTTTGCCAACCTTTTGAGATGGATTGGGAACAGAACAGGGGGGACGCTGGACTACTGGCACTAGCATTGTAGTTACGGACTGCAATGTTCTGTTGTCTAAACCGTTATTAGTATCGCAATAACTATGACTTTAGAGCCGATGGAGCTCCTATATATCACCTCCAAGCTCAGATGGGCTCCTCGTCTATTCTTTGTTCGAGTGCCTCATGTAACAAGTAAACCACGCGTGCAGTTAATACTACCAGACTCTCCATGTCTAGTCTTCCAGCCCTCGACCCGCAACTTGACGCTAAGACTATCGTCCCTTCCTTCCAGTCCGATGTGCCTCTGGCCCACCCATGACAGTGATGGATCCTTTGGCGCCCCGGCGCCCCGGCGCCACTTCGCCTGACCCTGATCTGGACTCTTCTAGCCCAACCAACCGGCCAACCGCTGGCATTCCCCCCACAGGTTCTCTGAGCAAGACCATGCCCCGGCCCAACCGAGCCAGCCGAGCCAGCCAAACCAACAAGCTTCCAAGACTGGCGCCTGCAACGACTCGGTGCTCGTGCCTGCTTGTCCTGTCTCCCTGCCCTCAATTGATCACCTCCAAATGACATACTAACAGTATGTAGTATGTAGTATGTAGTATCAATTGTTGACCCCAGTCGGGCCCTGCGCCAAGTTGGGAAGGGATTGGCGTTATTAGTCCAATGGAAAGTGCGTCCCAGCAATAATCTCCTTACTCGGCCATTCAACCTGAGAGCGGTACCTGACCCTTGCTCGGTCACTTCTCTTAACTGTATCCCCGGTATCGTCCCCGGACGacttctccatcttcaacctctcTCAATAATGCATCTTTTTATTACTCTTCATTATATCCTCTGTGCATCTTCTCGCTGTGCATATTAGCCCTCACTTGACTTTTCCAATTTAATTTCGatttttcttgtcctcgaTTTATTGTATTGTTCTTACTTGGCGTGCATTTTCTACCGACCAGAAAGCAAAAAGGGCCTATTTTATTCGGCCCAAGCAAATGTTCCATTACTATATTTTCTATATTCTTTGATCTGGTTCGTTCGCCGCTAGCTTCGTATATTCAAGTTGTGCGTCGTCATATACTCCCGTGACTGATATTTGAGGAATTTTACAAGCTAACAAACGTCCGATTTTCCGCAGTCACAACCGAGCACTCACTCATACCCATTTCGTTTGTCGTTCGTTCTTCGACGAGGCTTCAGAACCCCTTCCGCCAGACTGGAGTTTGTGATGCTTCATAGTAATTTCTAGTCGCCCGACTCACTGTACATTCCGGTGCCTGTCTGCTTCTGAAAATCCGACCATCTTTTGCCGACCTCGCGGCATTGCTTTGACTAGCTTCTTAAATGATTGGATTGGAACCTGCCTCTGATCACGACTCCTCGCCAATTGCCACGCTGTGTCCTTTGGACCGTGGCCGACCTCGTTGACCTGCCGAGGACTGACTCGTGGCCTCAATATTTGATATTTTCACAACTATTCCATCATGGTCCCAGTTGTACTTCTACTGCAATTGGCATTATGGGCCGTGTCCACATCTGCCTTTTACCCATACACACCACAATGGCTCAAAGAAAAGGAGGATCTCACCCCTCTCCGCGAAGCCAAAAGAAGTCCTGCTGTAGGGAACGCTCGAGACGGTGTGACATTTAGAATCGAAAAAAAGAGAACACAGGTGAGTAGCTGTGCTGTACCTGGTCCTGGATGGCGCCATCAATTCTGAGGGTGCCTAATGCTAATCCACACGACAGGAAAATCAATCTCCTGCTCTGCTAGCTGCGCAGCAGGCTGCTTGGCTGAGACACAAATTTAAGCATACTCGCTCTGGAGTGCCTGTCAACTCTGTAGAGAAAAGAGCAAGTCAATACAGCATTATGGACGCCACTGAATCAAacgaagccatggccgccgggATCAATCAAGATGGAACCGATTACTCGTATTTTGTGAAAGCAGGGCTGGGTTCCAAGGGAAAGCAGGTGTACTTACTTGTTGACACTGGTGCTGGATCAACTTGGGTTATGGGATCGGGCTGCACCGACACATCTTGCTCCACGCACACCACATTTGGCCCGGGTGATTCCAGCACATTTACCGATGCCGGCAAATCTTTCTCCGTTTCTTATGGAACTGGAACAGTTCAAGGCAAACTAGTTACTGACACCATCAACGTTGCGGGTATCAGTTTGAAGTACACTTTCGGCCAGGCTTCGAAAACGTCGGATGTGTTTTCGCACTTCGCATTTGACGGCATTTTAGGCATGTCCATGGGACAGGGCGACAGCGACAACTTCCTGAAGACATTGgtggaagccaagaagcttGACAAGAACTTGTTTGGCATCCACCTCAACCGGGCATCAGATGGATCGAACAACGGCGAGATCAAGTTTGGATCAACAAATCCCGACAAGCATATAGGGGATATTAGCTACACTCCGATTGGCTCCAAAAATGGCGACTGGGCTATTCAgatcgacgacatggcctACGATGGCAAAAAAGCAGATGCTGGAGGTGTTCTGAGCTACATCGACACTGGCACTTCGTTCATTTTCGGGCCCCCCAGTTTAGTCAGGAAGATTCACAACACTGTTCCGGGATCCTCTAGCTCTGACGGGCTGACTTACACTGTTCCCTGCTCAAGTAACAAGACATTGTCATTCACGTTCTCTGGGATTGATTACAAGATCTCTTCCAAAGACTGGATATCACCTAAGGACAGCTCAGGCAATTGTACCAGTAACCTGTACGGCCGCGAGGTTGTTGACGGGGcatggcttcttggagacACATTCCTCAAGAATGTCTACGCAGTTTTTGATGCTGACCAGAAGCGAATCGGGCTTGCGGCTCCAGCTGACTCCAAGGGCGGAtcaagctccagctccagcagcggcagcagtcCGCCAACACAGACAACTGTAGGTTTAACTACTGTCACTGCAACAGCACTGACGACCGGTGTGACGCCTCAGCCTGACTTTTCCACACAGTCCAAGGGTCCCCCACTTGGTCTAAGCGGCCATGAAACGGGTTCTACAAGATCTAGCAGCGCTACTGCCAAGCCAACGGAATCTACAAAATCAGCGGCACCAGACGTGCGTGCACGGCAAACCGCCAAGCTAGCCGTTGCGATGTTGTTTGCAGCTCTGGCTGCATTGGTTGCCTAAGGGGGGGAATAGCATGGCCCTGCATTCTCCCCGGCGGTGTGTGAGCAGCACTACAAAACTACAACGTTATTTGCGAAGAACTTTGTACGTCCGTCATATGTCCCATGGCAACAGTCTGCGGAAGTAAAACTGGGACTGGGAATCGATGGGCGGCATTGGCTACGAATCGGGGCGGGtgttttgcttcttgtcaGCGAAACATGAGCGACAGACGATGTTTGATACCCATATGAGTCCAGGCAGATGAGTGCTTGGAGGTTTAAAGTTTACAGCAGAAGGTGTTGGTACGATATTTTTGAAAGTGGTTCTGTATATTTGTACAATATTTAATACGACTCAAGGCACAAGTACATAGAGAGTGCTAATTTCACCTAAATTCACAACAGCATCCAGTACGCTACTTGGTAATTAATCTAGGTGGTACCCGAAGCAATGTAGCCCATGCTTAATGCTGGCCAGGGAGCCGAGGGTTTGTGGAGTGCTCCCACTAGGCTAATGATTTATAGGTAGGACAAACAGATATGTTTAGCACATACGACCATAGCCGCTAGTACCACTCACGATCCCGTCCGATCTCGTACGATAACCTAGCGAGCGCtggattagtagttgggtcggtgacgaccagcgaatacccAGTGTTGTATGTCATTTTTTTGTACTTTTTGCTTAACCTCACAACTACGTGCTCTACAATCACTTAGTTCCTCGTGATGGACGCGTCTGGTCGATACTGCACTCGGCGCACtcgatcaattgataacCCTGTGCATCCAGTAGAGCACTGTGAAGCGGCGGATtgtactgtacggagtacggagagGGGATTACTCGGTACCTGTCGcattaatttaataaatgAAAAGGCCCCTGTTCAGCAGGAGCCTTTCTAGCTTCAAGTTGCGGAACAGGGCTggttgcggctgctgcagaCTGGCCAATCAAGGCGCAGCATTGAGCTGACGTAGGGGGTCGCAAGAGATGTCAAGACACGCTGAGCGCGGCAATTTGCTGGGTGTtgagatggacatggacatggacgtgtTCCAGAGTTGCCGGCCACTCAGAGTCCACTGGCAGTCCATTTGCAGCCACGTCCATAGCTGACTGTAGCCATGTTGTGTTTCTGTAGTTGATTCCATCTTCAGCTCGACCATCTACACCACAACTCATTCCGTCCTCAGCCAGTCATTTGCAGTTCTTTCTCTACTCTCACACTCGAGTCTGTCCGCGAGCCCAGGGCGAGTCTCCAACGCGCATTCCGCTGCACAGAACAAAGGGGGTCGGGTGAAACCCCTACATCGATCTCAAGGCGAAGATGTCTCTGGCGAGCAGCCGCATTCCCTTTTCTTGAACAATGagcgaggccaagaacaatGGCGAGCCGAACCGGCACGAGGAAGCCCACGGATTGTTGGCCAGCAGCGACTTTGATGACCACGAGGACGATATCGTTGTCTACGCCGCCAATGGGGACGGCAAACGAGAGCAAGGCAGCCACAGCGacacgtcgccgtcgccgcctaAAGTAAAAACACCACGGACGCCGAACCGAGTGCAGTTTGATTTAAACCCTGCTGTTATCGGAGATGCAAATGGATCCGCTCACGGCGGGAGGAGGTCTTCCTCCGAGGAGAGCTTCGAATTTGACGACGATGTGGAAATCCAGGGCCACCACTCGCATCGGGTGCCCTTGCTgaccgacatggaggcaCCCAGCGTCGCCGTTGCGAATACACTTGGAAATGATGCaaacgacgacggcaacCGATTAGAACAGGCGATGCGACGACCCAAGTCGGGGCTCAAATCGGCCTTTatgaacatggccaactcGATCATTGGAGCTGGCATCATTGGACAGCCATATGCTCTTCGACAGGCAGGTCTCCTGTCCGGCATACTCTTACTCGTTGGGctgacggtggtggtggactGGACCATTTGCCTCATCGTGATCAACAGCAAGCTGAGTGGGACGAGCAGTTTCCAAGGCACCGTAGAGCATTGCTTCGGACGCCCCGGTCTCGTGGCCATCAGCCTGGCCCAGTGGGTGtttgcctttggcggcatggTAGCGTTTGGCGTCATTGTGGGAGACACGATCCCCCATGTGCTGGTTGCCATCTGGCCGAATCTAGGCACGGTGCCATTACTTGGACTCTTGACGGACAGGAGAGTTGCCATCGCAGTGTTTGTAATGGGCGTGAGCTATCCACTGACCTTGTACCGCGATATTGCGAAACTGGCCAAGGCGAGTACCTTTGCCTTGATTGGCATGTTGGTCATTgtggtgacggtggtgatTCAAGGATTCTTTGTGCCGTCCGAGTCCAAGGGTTCGTTTAGTACGCCGCTGTTGACTGTGAACGGGGGCATTTTCCAGGCCATTGGTGTGATTTCATTTGGTAAGTAGTCCTTTTCCACCCATTCTCTTCTGAGCCGAAGCGCTCCCGTGCTGCGAAGCTGTGGGCTAATTGATACTGGAATAGCTTTCGTTTGTCACCACAACTCATTATTGATCTACGGCTCTCTGAAAACGCCCACGATTGACAACTTTTCCCGCGTCACGCACTACTCCACAGGCATATCCATGATGGCTTGTCTATTCATGGCTCTGGCAGGATTCCTTACCTTCGGAGACAAGACGCTCGGCAACGTCCTGAACAACTTCCCCTCGGACAACAGCATGGTCAATGTTGCCCGTCTCTGCTTTGGCCTCAACATGTTGACTACCTTTCCTCTGGAGGCCTTTGTGTGTAGAGAGGTGATGCTCACATACTGGTATCCCGATGAAGACTTCAACCTCCGACGGCACATCATCTCCAGCACGGCACTGGTAGCATCTGCCACGGCCATCAGCTTGCTAACATGCGACCTGGGCGTGGTGTTTGAGCTGGTCGGGGCAACGAGTGCTGTTGCCATGGCGTACATACTGCCGCCCATGTGCTACATCAAGCTCACGACTAAGAGTTGGCGAACATATATGGCATAtgcggtggtggtgtttggcGTCGCTGTCATGGTGATTAGTGTGGTCCAGGCAGTTGACAAGATGGTTCACGGTGAGTCGTCCCTGTGCTttgattttatttttaagttttttaaaatctTGCTTTGCGTGCTAACCGTGCCACAGGGTCCGACGAGGCGACCCAGTGTGTATGATATACAACTGGAAATATACATGTAACTATAGATGAGGTGGGATTAGGTATCCGCGTTGCATTCGCGCAGACACCGCGGTGATATCATGGGTGCAAGATTCTCA
The DNA window shown above is from Metarhizium brunneum chromosome 1, complete sequence and carries:
- the AVT2 gene encoding Vacuolar amino acid transporter 2; this encodes MSEAKNNGEPNRHEEAHGLLASSDFDDHEDDIVVYAANGDGKREQGSHSDTSPSPPKVKTPRTPNRVQFDLNPAVIGDANGSAHGGRRSSSEESFEFDDDVEIQGHHSHRVPLLTDMEAPSVAVANTLGNDANDDGNRLEQAMRRPKSGLKSAFMNMANSIIGAGIIGQPYALRQAGLLSGILLLVGLTVVVDWTICLIVINSKLSGTSSFQGTVEHCFGRPGLVAISLAQWVFAFGGMVAFGVIVGDTIPHVLVAIWPNLGTVPLLGLLTDRRVAIAVFVMGVSYPLTLYRDIAKLAKASTFALIGMLVIVVTVVIQGFFVPSESKGSFSTPLLTVNGGIFQAIGVISFAFVCHHNSLLIYGSLKTPTIDNFSRVTHYSTGISMMACLFMALAGFLTFGDKTLGNVLNNFPSDNSMVNVARLCFGLNMLTTFPLEAFVCREVMLTYWYPDEDFNLRRHIISSTALVASATAISLLTCDLGVVFELVGATSAVAMAYILPPMCYIKLTTKSWRTYMAYAVVVFGVAVMVISVVQAVDKMVHGSDEATQCV